The following coding sequences are from one Bradyrhizobium sp. WSM471 window:
- a CDS encoding AzlD domain-containing protein, with translation MSFAQLIGDWHALAVLFVAGVVPNQIWRMLGLWFGGGIDEGSELLVWVRAVATAILAGVIAQIVVEPPGALASVPDALRYGAVGAGLVVFLLTRRSIFAGVVAGEVFMLAGKWWLG, from the coding sequence ATGAGCTTTGCGCAGCTCATTGGCGACTGGCACGCGCTGGCGGTGCTGTTCGTCGCCGGCGTCGTTCCCAACCAGATATGGCGCATGCTCGGCCTGTGGTTCGGCGGCGGCATCGACGAGGGCTCCGAGCTTCTGGTCTGGGTACGGGCGGTCGCCACCGCGATCCTGGCCGGCGTCATCGCCCAGATCGTGGTCGAGCCGCCCGGGGCGCTCGCGAGCGTGCCGGATGCCTTGCGCTACGGTGCGGTCGGCGCCGGCCTCGTCGTCTTCCTGCTGACCCGCCGCTCGATCTTTGCTGGCGTGGTCGCGGGCGAAGTCTTCATGCTGGCCGGCAAGTGGTGGTTGGGCTAA
- a CDS encoding AzlC family ABC transporter permease produces the protein MALPPLDSPQWQSPWRAFAWGLRSITQTILTLVLFATYLGIGALAHDTHFSLLWALCSTLFVWAGPAQIILITTLGSGATIVQSAIAVTVSAIRLFPMVVSVLPLMRTPTTKRRELFFAAHLTAVTLWVECHRFLPQVPRERRIAFVNGLGFGLVSVCLTANTVGYFLAANLTQTLGAAILLLTPLSFLFSTARNSREVADVVALALGVLLYPLAAKMNSGLDILVSGLVAGTIAYGVHWWREVRA, from the coding sequence GTGGCGCTTCCTCCGCTCGATTCACCTCAATGGCAAAGTCCCTGGCGCGCCTTTGCGTGGGGACTGCGCTCGATCACGCAGACAATCCTCACCCTCGTCCTGTTCGCGACCTATCTCGGCATCGGCGCGCTCGCCCACGACACACATTTCAGCCTCCTCTGGGCGCTTTGCTCGACGCTGTTCGTCTGGGCGGGGCCGGCGCAGATCATCCTGATCACCACGCTCGGCTCAGGCGCGACGATCGTCCAGTCCGCGATCGCGGTCACCGTCAGTGCGATCCGGCTGTTTCCGATGGTGGTCTCGGTGCTGCCCTTGATGCGCACGCCGACGACGAAGCGGCGCGAACTGTTTTTCGCGGCGCATCTCACCGCGGTGACACTGTGGGTCGAATGCCATCGCTTCCTGCCGCAGGTGCCGCGTGAACGCCGCATCGCCTTCGTCAACGGACTTGGCTTCGGTCTTGTCTCGGTGTGTCTCACCGCCAACACGGTCGGCTATTTCCTTGCCGCGAATCTGACCCAGACGCTTGGCGCGGCGATCCTGCTGCTGACGCCGCTGTCGTTCCTGTTCTCGACCGCACGCAACAGCCGGGAGGTCGCCGACGTCGTCGCCCTGGCGCTTGGGGTTCTGCTCTATCCGCTGGCTGCGAAGATGAACTCCGGCCTCGACATCCTCGTCAGCGGCCTCGTGGCGGGCACGATTGCCTATGGTGTGCATTGGTGGCGGGAGGTGCGCGCATGA